A single window of Achromobacter xylosoxidans DNA harbors:
- the treS gene encoding maltose alpha-D-glucosyltransferase, with product MISQPHPQDDGLWYKDAVVYQLHVKSFFDSNDDGVGDLPGLISKLDYIANLGVDTIWLLPFYPSPRRDDGYDIADYRGVHPDYGTVADVRKLIRAAHARGLRVITELVVNHTSDQHPWFQRARTSRPGSAARNFYVWSDNDKAYAGTRVIFCDTEKSNWTWDPVANAYFWHRFYSHQPDLNYDNPQVLKEVLAVMRHWLDMGVDGLRLDAVPYLVEREGTNNENLPETHQVLKRIRAVIDSEYPGRLLLAEANQWPEDAQEYFGNGDECHMSFHFPLMPRMYMAIAQEDRFPITDIIRQTPDIPATCQWAIFLRNHDELTLEMVTSRERDYLWSVYAADPRARINLGIRRRLAPLLERDRRRVELMNSLLLSMPGTPVLYYGDELGMGDNVHLGDRDGVRTPMQWSPDRNGGFSRADPERLPLPVLMGPLYGYEAVNVEAQQRDPHSLLNWTRRMLAQRRQTHAFGRGTLRFIQAGNRKILAYLRQWRDTTILCVANLSNAAQPVELPLQAFNGRVPVEMLGGTPFPAIGELPYLLTLPPYGFYWMDLSAEAAPPGWHASAPERMPELVTLVLRGHANAVLTDGSRQTLETEVLPEYLARQRWFPGATPPARASLAYATPFGAGRAESFGAGTTEYYWAEAEPADAAVARRVQIPFALVWDEAAQVQYPIARVRRGPEVGILADAFLQPGFVLGVVDALRHGREWDGRQGGKPGERPGVIRSLPEPGMTGLALDAEPALQWISGEQSNSSVVIGGKAILKLLRNAPPGLSAEVEMSRHLTRAGYANIPALLGEIQRVDGDGVPCTLAVLYAYIANEGDAWNWTLDYLKRTLATALLGGDSPEEFEASLEGYATQAATIGRRLAQLHQVLARPSDDPAFAPAIASQEEADALAARVVGQLDQAAQALRACVDSLEEPSRACAQWLFDHHGRLVARIERMAQALAGSPLIRVHGDLHLGQVLVAQTDAYLIDFEGEPDQPLSLRRQLASPAKDVAGMLRSFDYAAAAVARHDPLGGAPTDANAAPMENAATANSPAQLRDALLARFRARATEAFLQGYEEAGTAPSPAWRTLLQLAQLEKAAYEIGYEAGHRPDWISIPLCALSGLAHALVQNAAIDAEDPTP from the coding sequence ATGATCAGCCAACCCCACCCCCAGGACGACGGCCTTTGGTACAAGGACGCGGTGGTCTACCAACTGCACGTGAAGTCGTTCTTCGATTCCAACGACGACGGCGTGGGCGATCTGCCCGGGCTGATTTCCAAGCTCGACTACATCGCCAACCTGGGCGTCGATACGATCTGGCTGCTGCCCTTCTACCCCTCGCCGCGACGCGACGACGGCTACGACATCGCCGACTACCGCGGCGTGCACCCGGACTACGGCACCGTCGCCGACGTGCGCAAGCTCATCCGCGCGGCCCACGCGCGCGGCCTGCGCGTCATCACCGAGCTGGTGGTCAACCATACCTCCGACCAGCATCCGTGGTTCCAGCGGGCGCGCACCTCGCGGCCCGGCTCGGCGGCGCGCAATTTCTACGTGTGGTCGGACAACGACAAGGCCTATGCCGGCACCCGCGTGATCTTCTGCGACACCGAGAAGTCCAACTGGACCTGGGACCCGGTGGCCAACGCCTACTTCTGGCACCGCTTCTACTCGCACCAGCCCGACCTGAACTACGACAATCCGCAGGTGCTCAAGGAAGTGCTGGCGGTGATGCGCCACTGGCTGGACATGGGCGTGGACGGCCTGCGGCTGGACGCCGTGCCCTACCTGGTCGAACGCGAGGGCACCAACAACGAGAACCTGCCCGAAACCCACCAGGTGCTCAAGCGCATCCGCGCCGTGATCGATAGCGAGTATCCGGGCCGCCTGCTGCTGGCCGAGGCCAACCAGTGGCCCGAGGACGCGCAGGAGTATTTCGGCAATGGCGACGAATGCCACATGTCGTTCCACTTCCCGCTGATGCCGCGCATGTACATGGCGATCGCGCAGGAAGATCGCTTTCCGATCACCGACATCATCCGCCAGACGCCCGACATCCCCGCCACCTGCCAGTGGGCCATCTTCCTGCGCAACCACGACGAACTGACACTGGAGATGGTCACCAGCCGCGAACGCGACTACCTCTGGAGCGTCTACGCGGCCGATCCGCGCGCCCGCATCAACCTGGGCATCCGCCGCCGCCTGGCGCCGCTGCTGGAACGCGACCGGCGCCGGGTCGAACTGATGAACAGCCTGCTCTTGTCGATGCCCGGCACGCCGGTGCTGTACTACGGCGACGAACTGGGCATGGGCGACAACGTGCACCTGGGCGACCGCGACGGCGTGCGCACGCCGATGCAATGGTCGCCCGACCGCAACGGCGGCTTCTCGCGCGCCGACCCCGAACGGCTGCCGCTGCCGGTGCTGATGGGGCCGCTGTATGGCTATGAGGCCGTCAACGTCGAGGCCCAGCAGCGCGACCCGCACTCGCTGCTGAACTGGACGCGCCGCATGCTGGCGCAGCGCCGCCAGACCCACGCCTTCGGCCGCGGCACGCTGCGCTTCATCCAGGCCGGCAACCGCAAGATCCTGGCCTACCTGCGGCAATGGCGCGACACCACCATCCTGTGCGTGGCCAACCTGTCCAACGCCGCCCAGCCGGTCGAACTGCCGCTGCAGGCCTTCAACGGCCGCGTGCCGGTGGAGATGCTGGGCGGCACGCCGTTTCCCGCGATCGGCGAGCTGCCCTACCTGCTGACGCTGCCGCCCTACGGCTTTTACTGGATGGACCTGAGCGCCGAGGCGGCGCCGCCCGGCTGGCACGCGAGCGCGCCGGAACGCATGCCGGAGCTGGTCACGCTGGTGTTGCGCGGCCATGCCAACGCCGTCCTCACGGATGGCTCGCGCCAGACCCTGGAAACCGAAGTGCTGCCGGAATACCTGGCGCGCCAGCGCTGGTTCCCCGGCGCCACGCCGCCCGCCCGGGCGTCGCTGGCCTACGCCACGCCCTTCGGCGCCGGCCGGGCCGAATCCTTCGGCGCCGGCACTACCGAATACTACTGGGCCGAAGCCGAGCCCGCCGACGCCGCGGTCGCGCGGCGGGTGCAGATCCCGTTCGCGCTGGTCTGGGACGAGGCCGCGCAAGTGCAGTACCCGATCGCGCGCGTGCGGCGCGGCCCTGAAGTCGGCATCCTGGCCGATGCCTTCCTGCAGCCCGGCTTCGTGCTGGGGGTGGTCGACGCCCTGCGCCACGGCCGCGAATGGGATGGCCGGCAAGGCGGCAAGCCGGGCGAGCGGCCCGGCGTGATCCGCAGCCTGCCCGAACCCGGCATGACGGGACTGGCGCTGGACGCCGAACCGGCGCTGCAATGGATCAGCGGCGAGCAGTCCAACAGTTCGGTGGTGATCGGCGGCAAGGCCATCCTGAAACTGCTGCGCAATGCCCCGCCGGGGCTGTCGGCGGAAGTCGAGATGAGCCGTCACCTGACCCGCGCGGGCTATGCCAACATCCCCGCGCTGCTGGGCGAAATACAACGCGTGGACGGCGATGGCGTGCCCTGCACGCTGGCGGTGCTGTACGCCTACATCGCCAACGAAGGCGACGCCTGGAACTGGACGCTGGACTACCTGAAGCGCACGCTCGCCACCGCGCTGCTGGGCGGCGACAGCCCCGAGGAATTCGAAGCCAGCCTGGAAGGCTATGCCACCCAGGCCGCCACCATCGGCCGGCGCCTGGCGCAATTGCACCAGGTGCTGGCGCGGCCCAGCGACGATCCGGCGTTCGCCCCGGCCATCGCGTCGCAGGAAGAGGCCGATGCCCTCGCCGCGCGCGTCGTGGGCCAGCTCGATCAGGCCGCCCAGGCGCTGCGCGCCTGTGTCGACAGCCTGGAGGAACCTTCGCGGGCCTGCGCCCAATGGCTGTTCGACCACCACGGCCGCCTGGTGGCGCGGATCGAGCGCATGGCGCAAGCCCTCGCCGGCAGCCCGCTGATCCGCGTCCATGGCGATCTGCATCTGGGCCAGGTGCTGGTGGCGCAGACCGATGCCTACCTGATCGACTTCGAGGGCGAACCCGACCAGCCGCTGTCCCTGCGCCGGCAACTGGCCTCGCCCGCCAAGGACGTGGCCGGCATGCTGCGGTCGTTCGACTACGCGGCCGCCGCCGTGGCGCGCCACGATCCGCTGGGCGGCGCCCCCACCGACGCCAACGCGGCGCCGATGGAAAACGCCGCCACCGCGAATTCGCCGGCGCAGTTGCGCGATGCGTTGCTGGCGCGCTTTCGCGCCCGCGCCACCGAGGCCTTCCTGCAGGGCTACGAGGAAGCCGGAACCGCGCCGTCGCCGGCCTGGCGCACCCTGCTGCAACTGGCCCAACTGGAAAAGGCCGCCTACGAGATCGGCTACGAGGCCGGCCACCGCCCCGACTGGATCTCCATTCCGCTGTGCGCGCTGTCCGGCCTGGCGCATGCGCTGGTGCAGAACGCGGCGATCGACGCCGAGGACCCGACGCCATGA
- the glgB gene encoding 1,4-alpha-glucan branching protein GlgB, with product MSRRNHDPRASAASPHPAPAALDAAQRAALLAGAHDDPFAVLGPHGGGVRALLPGARSVTVVAPDGARFLLADEGDGLFSGPAGLARAGAGHSYQLDIEWPDARQRVADAYAFGPLLPAEALQGLRDGDWRAALAWLGVRPASVDGVDGVRCAVWAPNARRVALVGDFNSWDPRRHGMRLRHEAGVWELFVPGVAAGARYKFAITDATGAVRFKADPHARRAEPPPATASIVDAAAPYPWTDDDWMRARGERHAPGAPIAIYEVHAGSWLAPDGGCPWRQLADKLPAYAASMGFSHIELMPIMEHPFGGSWGYQPLGLFAPSARFGPPAAFAHFVDRCHAAGIGVILDWVPAHFPDDAHGLARFDGTALYEYDDPREGYHPDWHTLVYNLGRTEVRGFMIASALHWLRRFHVDGLRVDAVASMLYRDYSRRPGEWIPNRHGGRENLEAVDFLRGLNQAVRDEVPDAMMIAEESTAWPGVTAPVADGGLGFHYKWNMGWMHDTLRYLAEDPVHRKYHHGELTFSMVYAYAERYVLPLSHDEVVHGKGSLLNKMPGDVTARFANLRAYLGYMWAHPGKKLLFMGGEIAQAAEWNHDAPLDWNLLDDPARKGMQRLVGDLNRLYRSQPALHARDADPAGFAWVVLDDADNSVVAFLRTDGAAQVLAVSNFTPVARAAYRVGVPLGGRWDEILNTDAGSYGGTGAGNLGRAQARAEPAHGHAQSLLLTLPPLSTLYFLHRDE from the coding sequence ATGAGCCGCCGCAACCACGACCCGCGCGCCAGCGCCGCCTCCCCGCATCCCGCGCCGGCCGCCCTGGACGCGGCGCAGCGCGCCGCGCTGCTGGCCGGCGCCCATGACGACCCGTTCGCCGTGCTCGGGCCGCATGGCGGCGGTGTGCGCGCGCTGCTGCCCGGCGCGCGCTCGGTGACCGTGGTCGCCCCCGATGGCGCCCGCTTCCTGCTGGCGGACGAGGGCGATGGCCTGTTCAGCGGTCCGGCCGGGCTGGCCCGGGCCGGCGCCGGGCATTCCTACCAACTGGACATCGAATGGCCGGACGCGCGCCAGCGCGTCGCCGACGCGTACGCGTTCGGGCCTCTGCTGCCTGCCGAGGCGCTGCAGGGCCTGCGCGACGGCGACTGGCGGGCCGCGCTGGCGTGGCTCGGCGTGCGGCCCGCCAGCGTTGACGGCGTGGACGGGGTGCGCTGCGCGGTCTGGGCGCCGAACGCGCGGCGCGTGGCGCTGGTGGGCGACTTCAACAGCTGGGATCCGCGGCGCCACGGCATGCGCCTGCGCCACGAGGCCGGCGTCTGGGAACTGTTCGTGCCGGGCGTCGCGGCCGGCGCGCGCTACAAATTCGCAATCACCGACGCCACCGGCGCGGTCCGCTTCAAGGCCGACCCGCACGCCCGCCGCGCCGAACCGCCGCCGGCCACCGCCTCGATCGTGGATGCGGCCGCCCCCTATCCCTGGACCGACGACGACTGGATGCGGGCGCGCGGCGAACGCCATGCGCCCGGCGCTCCCATCGCCATCTATGAAGTCCACGCGGGCTCCTGGCTGGCACCGGACGGCGGCTGCCCGTGGCGGCAACTGGCCGACAAGCTGCCCGCCTATGCCGCCTCGATGGGTTTTTCGCACATTGAGCTGATGCCCATCATGGAACACCCGTTCGGCGGATCCTGGGGCTATCAGCCGCTGGGGTTGTTCGCGCCCAGCGCGCGCTTCGGCCCGCCGGCGGCATTCGCGCACTTCGTCGACCGCTGCCACGCGGCCGGCATCGGCGTGATCCTGGACTGGGTGCCGGCCCACTTCCCCGATGACGCGCATGGATTGGCCCGCTTTGACGGCACCGCGCTCTACGAGTACGACGACCCGCGCGAAGGCTACCACCCTGACTGGCACACATTGGTCTACAACCTGGGCCGGACCGAGGTCCGTGGCTTCATGATCGCCAGCGCGCTGCACTGGCTGCGGCGTTTCCACGTCGACGGCCTGCGGGTGGACGCGGTGGCGTCGATGCTGTACCGCGACTACAGCCGCCGTCCCGGCGAATGGATTCCGAACCGCCACGGCGGCCGCGAGAACCTGGAGGCCGTCGACTTTCTGCGCGGCCTCAACCAGGCCGTGCGCGACGAGGTGCCCGACGCCATGATGATCGCCGAGGAATCCACCGCCTGGCCCGGGGTCACCGCGCCGGTGGCGGACGGCGGCCTGGGCTTCCATTACAAGTGGAACATGGGCTGGATGCACGACACGCTGCGCTACCTCGCCGAAGACCCGGTGCACCGCAAGTACCACCACGGCGAGCTGACCTTCAGCATGGTCTATGCCTATGCCGAGCGCTACGTCCTGCCGCTCTCGCACGATGAAGTGGTGCACGGCAAGGGATCGCTGCTGAACAAGATGCCGGGCGACGTCACCGCCCGCTTCGCCAATTTGCGCGCCTACCTGGGCTACATGTGGGCCCACCCCGGCAAGAAACTGCTGTTCATGGGCGGCGAGATCGCGCAGGCCGCCGAATGGAACCATGACGCTCCGCTCGACTGGAACCTGCTGGACGATCCGGCCCGCAAGGGCATGCAACGACTGGTCGGCGACCTCAATCGCCTGTACCGCTCCCAGCCCGCGCTGCATGCCCGTGACGCCGATCCCGCCGGCTTTGCCTGGGTCGTGCTGGATGACGCCGATAACAGCGTGGTCGCCTTTCTGCGCACGGACGGCGCCGCGCAGGTGCTGGCGGTCAGCAACTTCACGCCGGTGGCGCGCGCCGCCTACCGCGTCGGCGTGCCGCTGGGCGGGCGCTGGGACGAGATCCTGAACACCGACGCCGGCAGCTACGGCGGCACCGGCGCCGGCAATCTTGGCCGGGCGCAGGCGCGCGCCGAACCGGCGCATGGCCATGCCCAGTCGCTGCTGCTGACGCTGCCGCCGCTATCCACCCTTTACTTCCTGCATCGAGACGAATGA
- the glgX gene encoding glycogen debranching protein GlgX encodes MDPSLLTRMTAGQPYPLGAVSDGLGVNFAVFSANATRIEVCVFDSRGRKELRRFDLPECTDEIWHGYLPDAQPGLVYGLRAHGPYDPRNGHRFNPHKLLLDPYARQLTGPVNWSDALFGYRLNHARADLTMDRRDSAPAMPKAVVAEDLPFNWGNSKPPRTGWSDSVIYEVHLRGASMQREDLRQPLRGTSAALADPRFIEHLQRLGVTAVELLPVHAFLQDRFLLERGLRNYWGYNTLSFFAPEPSYLQHGPNDLRQAIRRLHAAGLEVILDVVYNHTCEGNELGPTLSWRGLDNASYYRLVPGEERHYINDTGCGNTVNLSHPRVLQMVTDSLRYWVRSYGVDGFRFDLGVTLGREGTGFDPGSGFFDALLQDPELAHAKLISEPWDIGPDGYQLGNHPPGFAEWNDRYRDTVRRYWRGDDGQRGDMAARLTGSRDVFDRRHRRPWASVNFVASHDGFTVRDVVSYDGRHNEANGENGDDGHPENYSSNWGEEGPSTDEAVLERRARVQRALLATLCLSDGTPMLLAGDEFGNSQEGNNNAYCQDNPLSWLDWTQAQSDEGRALSQMVARALALRRGHPALRAARYGDAAREICPGVAAIDWFNPDGHPIEPASWEDAGAKAMALRRAALREDGSADVTLLLLNPGSEAQPFTLPSPTLAWIRELDSSAPAAAAPVHGAEVTVQAQSLLLLAAAPVPGQAS; translated from the coding sequence ATGGATCCCTCTCTGTTGACCCGCATGACCGCCGGCCAGCCCTATCCGCTCGGCGCCGTCAGCGATGGCCTGGGCGTGAACTTCGCCGTTTTCTCGGCCAACGCCACGCGCATCGAAGTGTGCGTGTTCGACAGCCGCGGCCGCAAGGAACTGCGCCGCTTCGACCTGCCGGAGTGCACCGACGAGATCTGGCACGGCTACCTGCCCGACGCCCAGCCCGGGCTGGTCTACGGTTTGCGGGCCCACGGCCCGTACGACCCGCGCAACGGCCATCGCTTCAATCCGCACAAGCTGCTGCTGGACCCGTACGCGCGCCAGCTGACCGGCCCCGTGAACTGGAGCGACGCGCTGTTCGGCTACCGCCTGAACCACGCCCGCGCCGACCTGACGATGGACCGCCGCGACAGCGCGCCCGCCATGCCCAAGGCGGTGGTCGCCGAGGACCTGCCCTTCAACTGGGGCAACAGCAAGCCCCCGCGCACCGGCTGGAGCGACAGCGTCATCTACGAAGTCCACCTGCGCGGCGCCTCGATGCAGCGCGAGGACCTGCGCCAGCCGCTGCGCGGCACCAGCGCCGCGCTGGCCGACCCGCGCTTCATCGAACACCTGCAACGCCTGGGCGTCACCGCCGTCGAACTGCTGCCGGTGCACGCGTTCCTGCAGGACCGCTTCCTGCTCGAACGCGGACTGCGCAACTATTGGGGCTACAACACGCTGTCGTTCTTCGCGCCCGAACCCTCCTATCTGCAGCACGGGCCCAACGACCTGCGCCAGGCCATCCGGCGGCTGCACGCGGCCGGCCTGGAGGTCATCCTGGACGTGGTCTACAACCATACCTGCGAAGGCAACGAGCTGGGCCCCACGCTGTCCTGGCGCGGCCTGGACAATGCCAGCTACTACCGCCTGGTTCCGGGCGAGGAACGCCACTACATCAACGACACCGGCTGCGGCAATACGGTCAACCTGTCGCACCCCCGGGTGCTGCAGATGGTGACCGACTCGCTGCGCTACTGGGTGCGTTCCTACGGCGTGGACGGCTTTCGCTTCGACCTGGGCGTCACCCTGGGGCGGGAAGGCACCGGCTTCGATCCCGGCTCGGGCTTCTTCGACGCCCTGCTGCAGGACCCGGAGCTGGCGCATGCCAAGCTCATTTCCGAGCCGTGGGACATCGGCCCGGACGGCTATCAGCTGGGCAACCATCCGCCCGGCTTCGCCGAATGGAACGATCGCTACCGCGATACGGTGCGGCGCTACTGGCGCGGGGACGACGGCCAGCGCGGCGACATGGCGGCCCGGCTGACCGGTTCGCGCGACGTATTCGACCGCCGCCACCGTCGCCCCTGGGCCAGCGTCAATTTCGTGGCCTCGCACGACGGCTTCACCGTGCGCGACGTGGTCAGCTACGACGGCCGGCACAACGAGGCCAACGGCGAAAACGGCGACGACGGCCATCCCGAGAACTACAGCAGCAACTGGGGCGAGGAAGGCCCGAGCACCGATGAAGCGGTGCTGGAGCGCCGCGCCCGCGTGCAGCGCGCGCTGCTGGCGACGCTGTGCCTGTCCGATGGCACCCCGATGCTGCTGGCCGGCGACGAATTCGGCAACAGCCAGGAGGGCAACAACAACGCCTACTGCCAGGACAACCCGCTGTCCTGGCTGGACTGGACGCAGGCGCAAAGCGATGAAGGCCGCGCCTTGAGCCAGATGGTGGCGCGCGCGCTGGCGCTGCGGCGCGGCCACCCGGCGCTGCGCGCGGCCCGCTACGGCGATGCCGCGCGCGAGATATGTCCGGGCGTGGCCGCCATCGACTGGTTCAACCCCGACGGCCACCCCATCGAACCGGCATCCTGGGAGGACGCCGGCGCCAAGGCCATGGCCCTGCGGCGCGCCGCCCTGCGCGAGGACGGCAGCGCCGACGTCACGCTGCTGCTGCTCAATCCGGGCAGCGAAGCGCAGCCGTTCACCCTGCCGTCGCCGACGCTGGCCTGGATACGCGAACTGGACTCGTCCGCGCCGGCCGCGGCCGCGCCGGTCCATGGCGCCGAAGTCACGGTGCAGGCCCAAAGCCTGCTGCTGCTGGCCGCCGCGCCCGTCCCCGGACAAGCATCATGA
- the treZ gene encoding malto-oligosyltrehalose trehalohydrolase has translation MSAWPEPFSFGALPLPDGRTRFRLWAPTAAPGLALVIEGRAPIALHPDAQGYAQVDVDCGAGTRYRYRLGDGTLVPDPASRLQQDDVHGASIVTGADAYPWRHPGWRGRPWEETVLYEVHAGLAGGYAGLRQRLPALAELGVTLLELMPLADFPGPRNWGYDGVLPYAPDTAYGSPDDLKALIDSAHGLGMGVMLDVVYNHFGPDGNFLASYAAPFFRDDIQTPWGAAIDFRQAAVRRYFAENALHWLGEYRFDGLRLDAVHAIAGHGWLEELAQHVRGQLPGRHVHLVLENDDNRASLLQAGYDAQWNDDAHHVLHHLLTGESQGYYADYAAQPSEALARCLEQGWLYQGQPSAHRGGRPRGEPSAHLPPTAFVLFLQNHDQTGNRAHGDRLTRLVPSADRLRAAVALQLLSPQIPLIFMGEEIGSESPFLYFTSHTDPALAQAVREGRRREFSSFAEFSGTDAATLPDPDDPATYARSQPWTAEQNDDAKTWLTYYRALLHLRQRALAPRLRGAASLGALALGERGVHARWRLGDGAVLTLYANLGAAPEPLPQSLAPSGGFADLLFESLPGACAALATGSVCGDSAVYLLEDAA, from the coding sequence ATGAGCGCCTGGCCCGAACCTTTCTCCTTCGGCGCCCTGCCCTTGCCCGACGGCCGCACCCGCTTTCGCCTGTGGGCGCCGACGGCCGCGCCCGGGCTGGCGCTGGTGATCGAGGGACGCGCGCCCATCGCGCTGCACCCCGACGCGCAAGGCTACGCCCAGGTGGACGTCGATTGCGGCGCCGGCACGCGCTACCGCTATCGCCTCGGCGACGGCACCCTGGTGCCGGATCCCGCCTCGCGCCTGCAGCAGGACGACGTGCACGGCGCCAGCATCGTCACCGGCGCCGACGCCTACCCCTGGCGGCATCCGGGCTGGCGCGGGCGGCCATGGGAAGAGACCGTGCTGTACGAAGTCCACGCCGGGCTGGCGGGCGGCTACGCCGGCCTGCGCCAGCGCCTGCCGGCGCTGGCCGAACTGGGCGTCACCCTGCTCGAACTGATGCCGCTGGCGGACTTCCCCGGACCCCGCAACTGGGGCTACGACGGCGTCCTGCCCTATGCGCCCGACACCGCCTACGGCTCTCCCGACGACCTGAAGGCGCTGATCGACAGCGCCCATGGCCTGGGCATGGGCGTCATGCTGGACGTGGTCTACAACCACTTCGGCCCGGATGGCAATTTCCTGGCCAGCTACGCCGCGCCATTCTTTCGCGACGATATCCAAACCCCCTGGGGCGCGGCCATCGATTTTCGCCAGGCGGCGGTGCGCCGCTATTTCGCCGAGAATGCCCTGCACTGGCTCGGCGAGTACCGTTTCGACGGCCTGCGGCTGGACGCGGTGCACGCCATCGCCGGCCATGGCTGGCTGGAGGAACTGGCGCAGCACGTGCGCGGCCAGTTGCCCGGACGCCACGTCCACCTGGTGCTGGAGAACGACGATAATCGCGCGTCGCTGCTGCAGGCGGGCTACGACGCGCAATGGAACGACGACGCGCACCATGTCCTGCATCACCTGCTGACCGGCGAGTCCCAAGGCTACTACGCCGACTATGCGGCGCAGCCATCCGAGGCGCTGGCGCGCTGCCTGGAACAGGGCTGGCTCTATCAAGGCCAGCCCAGCGCCCACCGCGGCGGCCGGCCGCGCGGCGAACCCAGCGCCCATCTGCCGCCCACGGCCTTCGTCCTGTTCCTGCAGAACCACGACCAGACCGGCAACCGCGCCCACGGCGACCGCCTGACCCGGCTGGTGCCGTCGGCCGACCGGCTGCGCGCGGCGGTGGCGCTGCAATTGCTGTCGCCCCAGATCCCGCTGATCTTCATGGGCGAGGAAATCGGCAGCGAATCGCCGTTCCTGTATTTCACCAGCCACACGGATCCGGCCCTGGCGCAAGCGGTGCGCGAGGGCCGGCGGCGCGAGTTCTCGTCCTTCGCCGAATTCAGCGGCACCGACGCCGCCACGCTGCCCGATCCCGATGATCCCGCCACCTACGCGCGCAGCCAGCCCTGGACGGCGGAACAGAACGATGACGCCAAGACCTGGCTCACCTACTATCGCGCGCTGCTGCATTTGCGCCAGCGCGCGCTGGCGCCGCGCCTGCGCGGCGCCGCCAGCCTGGGCGCGCTGGCGCTGGGCGAACGCGGCGTGCACGCGCGCTGGCGCCTGGGCGATGGCGCGGTGCTGACGCTGTACGCCAACCTGGGCGCAGCGCCCGAACCCCTGCCGCAATCGTTGGCGCCCAGCGGGGGGTTTGCCGACCTGCTGTTCGAATCATTGCCCGGCGCCTGTGCCGCGCTGGCCACGGGCAGCGTGTGCGGCGACAGCGCGGTGTACCTGCTGGAGGACGCCGCATGA